Proteins encoded in a region of the Streptomyces sp. NBC_01298 genome:
- the ftsW gene encoding putative lipid II flippase FtsW, with translation MPAKQVLPGRRPSADKTAKNAQSAKEGRGATTGAPRAPRAGRGVLGRGRPAARPGRPAGGGPLTRLRRTQRQLRRAWDRPLTAYYLIFGSALLITVLGLVMVYSASMIKALQLGLGDAYFFKKQFLAATIGTGLLLIASRMPVKLHRALSYPVLTGTLFLMVLVQVPGIGVSINGNQNWISLGGPFMLQPSEFGKLALILWGADLLARKGDKDLLSQWKHLLVPLVPVTFLLLGLIMLGGDMGTAMILGAILFGLLWLAGAPTRMFAAVLAFVGVLVALLIKTSPHRMDRLQCIGVSELPDNGLCWQAVHGIYALASGGWFGSGLGASVEKWGQLPEAHTDFIFAITGEELGLAGTLSVLALFAALGYAGIRVAGRTEDPFVRFAAGGVTTWITAQAVINIGAVLGLLPIAGVPLPLFSYGGSALLPTMFAVGLLIAFAREEPAARAALAMRRPKNGRPRTGQRWKSMRRRVKKRPSGER, from the coding sequence ATGCCGGCCAAGCAAGTGCTGCCGGGGCGGCGGCCGTCCGCGGACAAGACGGCCAAGAACGCCCAGAGCGCCAAAGAGGGCAGGGGCGCCACAACCGGTGCGCCGAGGGCGCCCAGGGCCGGCCGGGGAGTGCTGGGCCGGGGGCGCCCCGCGGCACGTCCCGGGAGGCCCGCCGGGGGCGGGCCGCTGACCCGGCTGCGGCGTACGCAACGGCAATTGCGCCGGGCCTGGGACCGGCCCCTCACGGCGTATTACCTGATCTTCGGCAGCGCGCTGCTCATCACCGTGCTCGGCCTGGTGATGGTCTACTCGGCCTCCATGATCAAGGCGCTCCAGCTCGGGCTGGGTGACGCGTACTTCTTCAAGAAGCAGTTCCTGGCGGCCACGATCGGCACCGGACTGCTGCTGATCGCCTCCCGGATGCCCGTCAAGCTCCACCGGGCCCTGTCCTATCCGGTGCTCACCGGCACGCTCTTCCTGATGGTCCTGGTCCAGGTCCCCGGGATAGGAGTGTCGATCAACGGCAACCAGAATTGGATCTCCCTTGGCGGTCCGTTCATGCTGCAGCCCAGTGAGTTCGGCAAACTGGCCCTCATCCTCTGGGGCGCCGACCTGCTGGCGCGCAAGGGCGACAAGGACCTGCTGAGCCAGTGGAAACACCTGCTGGTGCCGCTGGTCCCGGTCACCTTCCTGCTGCTCGGGCTGATCATGCTCGGCGGGGACATGGGCACCGCGATGATCCTCGGCGCCATCCTGTTCGGGCTGTTGTGGCTGGCCGGAGCCCCGACGCGGATGTTCGCGGCAGTCCTGGCCTTCGTGGGCGTGCTCGTGGCCCTGCTGATCAAGACCAGCCCGCACCGCATGGACCGGCTCCAGTGCATCGGAGTCTCCGAGCTGCCCGACAACGGGCTGTGCTGGCAGGCCGTGCACGGAATCTACGCCCTCGCATCGGGCGGATGGTTCGGTTCCGGACTGGGTGCCAGTGTGGAAAAATGGGGGCAACTGCCAGAGGCTCATACCGACTTCATCTTCGCCATCACCGGCGAGGAACTGGGGCTGGCGGGGACACTGTCGGTGCTCGCCCTGTTCGCGGCCCTAGGCTATGCGGGTATCCGCGTGGCCGGACGCACGGAGGACCCCTTCGTACGGTTTGCCGCGGGAGGCGTGACCACCTGGATCACGGCGCAAGCCGTGATCAACATCGGTGCGGTGCTCGGCCTGCTGCCGATCGCCGGTGTCCCGCTCCCGCTGTTCTCCTACGGTGGGTCAGCCTTGCTGCCGACCATGTTCGCGGTCGGACTGCTCATCGCCTTCGCGCGTGAGGAGCCGGCGGCACGGGCGGCGCTCGCGATGCGAAGGCCCAAGAACGGCCGGCCGCGGACCGGGCAGAGATGGAAGTCGATGAGACGGCGCGTCAAGAAGCGTCCGTCCGGAGAGCGGTGA
- the murG gene encoding undecaprenyldiphospho-muramoylpentapeptide beta-N-acetylglucosaminyltransferase has protein sequence MHVVLAGGGTAGHIEPALALADALRRQDPSVGITALGTERGLETRLVPERGYELGLIPAVPLPRRPTPELITVPGRLRGTIKAAEEILIRTKADCVVGFGGYVALPGYLAAKRLGVPIIVHEANARPGLANKIGSRYAFAVAVSTPDSKLRGARYVGIPLRRSISTLDRALVRPEARAAFGLDPNLPTLLVSGGSQGARRLNEVIEQVAPTLQRSGVQILHAVGPKNELPRVDNMPGMPPYVPVPYVDRMDLAYAAADMMLCRAGAMTVAELSAVGLPAAYVPLPIGNGEQRLNAQPVVKAGGGLLVDDAELTPQWVLSQVLPVLADPHRLYEMSRAAAEFGRRDADELLVGMVYEAIAANRAR, from the coding sequence GTGCATGTCGTACTCGCCGGTGGGGGGACCGCCGGCCACATCGAGCCGGCGCTGGCCCTCGCGGACGCCCTGCGCAGGCAGGACCCTTCCGTGGGCATCACCGCCCTCGGCACCGAACGCGGACTCGAAACCCGCCTGGTGCCCGAGCGCGGCTACGAGCTGGGACTCATCCCGGCCGTTCCGTTGCCCCGTAGGCCCACGCCCGAGCTGATCACCGTCCCAGGACGGCTGCGCGGCACCATCAAGGCCGCGGAGGAGATCCTGATCCGCACCAAGGCCGACTGCGTGGTCGGCTTCGGCGGCTACGTGGCCCTGCCCGGCTACCTCGCGGCCAAGCGCCTCGGGGTGCCGATCATCGTCCACGAGGCCAATGCCCGGCCCGGACTGGCCAATAAGATCGGATCCCGGTACGCCTTCGCCGTCGCGGTCTCCACCCCCGACAGCAAGCTCCGCGGCGCCCGCTACGTGGGCATCCCGCTGCGCCGCTCCATCTCCACCCTCGACCGGGCGCTGGTCCGCCCGGAGGCGCGCGCCGCCTTCGGCCTGGACCCCAACCTGCCGACGCTGCTGGTCTCCGGCGGCTCGCAGGGCGCCCGGCGCCTCAACGAGGTGATCGAGCAGGTCGCGCCGACCCTCCAGCGCTCCGGGGTCCAGATCCTGCACGCGGTCGGCCCGAAGAACGAACTGCCGCGTGTCGACAACATGCCCGGGATGCCGCCTTATGTGCCGGTACCGTACGTGGACCGGATGGATCTCGCGTACGCCGCCGCCGACATGATGCTCTGCCGCGCGGGCGCGATGACCGTCGCCGAACTGTCCGCCGTCGGGCTGCCCGCCGCCTACGTCCCGCTGCCGATCGGCAACGGCGAACAGCGGCTCAACGCCCAGCCGGTGGTCAAGGCCGGCGGCGGCCTGCTCGTGGACGACGCGGAACTGACGCCCCAGTGGGTGCTCAGCCAGGTCCTCCCGGTGCTCGCCGACCCGCACCGGCTGTACGAGATGTCACGCGCCGCCGCCGAGTTCGGCCGGCGGGACGCCGACGAGCTGCTCGTCGGCATGGTGTACGAGGCGATCGCAGCCAACAGAGCCCGCTGA
- a CDS encoding cell division protein FtsQ/DivIB has product MAGASTAQRGGPGAAGKGSGPLKRLGTPKAPKPPKPPKGSGPGGPRGPRPGGLPGGLRRGPLVVAGVLLALLLAAGCTWVLYGSSWLRVEKVTATGTEVLTREQVLAAAAVPVGAPLVSVDTDEIEARLRGRLPRIDSVDVVRAWPHGIGLKVTERKPVLLIKKGAQFVEVDASGVRFDTVGQAPAGVPLLELSSKQSPSGRRFDEERLLREAVQIAGVLPESVRKETAQVKVRSYDSVVLELSGGRSVVWGSGEQGEAKGRALTALLKASPKADRFDVSVPTAPAVSGS; this is encoded by the coding sequence GTGGCCGGAGCGAGCACCGCGCAGCGTGGCGGTCCGGGAGCCGCCGGGAAGGGCTCCGGCCCCCTCAAGCGGCTGGGGACCCCCAAGGCCCCCAAGCCGCCGAAGCCGCCCAAGGGCTCCGGCCCCGGGGGACCCCGCGGGCCGCGCCCCGGCGGGCTCCCGGGAGGGCTGCGCCGGGGTCCCCTCGTGGTCGCCGGGGTGCTCCTCGCACTGCTCCTGGCCGCCGGCTGCACCTGGGTGCTCTACGGCTCCTCCTGGCTCCGGGTCGAGAAGGTCACCGCCACCGGCACCGAGGTCCTGACCCGGGAGCAGGTGCTGGCGGCGGCGGCCGTCCCCGTCGGCGCCCCCCTGGTGTCCGTGGACACCGACGAGATCGAAGCCCGGCTCCGCGGCCGCCTGCCCCGCATCGATTCGGTCGATGTGGTGCGGGCCTGGCCGCACGGAATCGGATTGAAGGTGACGGAACGCAAACCCGTTCTGCTCATCAAGAAGGGCGCACAGTTCGTCGAAGTGGACGCTTCCGGTGTGCGATTCGACACGGTCGGACAGGCGCCGGCGGGCGTTCCGCTCCTCGAACTGAGCTCCAAGCAGTCTCCGAGCGGCCGCCGTTTCGACGAGGAACGGCTGCTGCGCGAGGCCGTCCAGATCGCCGGAGTCCTCCCGGAATCCGTCCGCAAGGAGACCGCGCAGGTCAAGGTCCGGTCCTACGACTCGGTGGTACTGGAGTTGAGCGGCGGCCGGTCGGTGGTGTGGGGGAGCGGCGAACAGGGCGAGGCGAAGGGCCGCGCGCTGACAGCGCTGCTGAAGGCCTCGCCCAAGGCTGACCGATTCGACGTGAGTGTCCCCACCGCCCCGGCGGTGTCCGGTAGTTGA
- the ftsZ gene encoding cell division protein FtsZ gives MAAPQNYLAVIKVIGVGGGGVNAINRMIEVGLKGVEFIAINTDAQALLMSDADVKLDVGRELTRGLGAGANPDVGRKAAEDHREEIEEVLKGADMVFVTAGEGGGTGTGGAPVVANIARSLGALTIGVVTRPFTFEGRRRANQAEDGIAQLREQVDTLIVIPNDRLLSISDRQVSVLDAFKSADQVLLSGVQGITDLITTPGLINLDFADVKSVMSEAGSALMGIGSARGDDRAVAAAEMAISSPLLEASIDGARGVLLSISGGSDLGLFEINEAAQLVSEAAHPEANIIFGAVIDDALGDEVRVTVIAAGFDGGQPPARRDNVIGAASTKREEPAPAPVRAAEPARPAFGGLGSVTPREEPVRSEPVPVAEAPAPQVPTARPYQDSPAEELDVPDFLK, from the coding sequence GTGGCAGCACCGCAGAACTACCTCGCAGTCATCAAGGTCATCGGTGTCGGCGGCGGTGGTGTCAATGCCATCAACCGAATGATCGAGGTCGGTCTCAAGGGCGTCGAGTTCATCGCCATCAACACAGACGCCCAGGCGCTGTTGATGAGCGACGCCGACGTCAAGCTCGACGTCGGCCGCGAACTCACCCGGGGCCTTGGCGCAGGCGCCAACCCCGATGTCGGCCGCAAGGCCGCGGAGGACCACCGCGAGGAGATCGAGGAGGTCCTCAAGGGGGCCGACATGGTCTTCGTCACCGCCGGTGAAGGCGGCGGCACCGGAACGGGCGGCGCACCCGTCGTCGCCAACATCGCGCGTTCGCTCGGCGCCCTGACGATCGGTGTGGTCACCCGGCCGTTCACCTTCGAGGGCCGACGCCGCGCGAACCAGGCCGAGGACGGCATCGCCCAGCTCCGTGAGCAGGTCGACACCCTCATCGTCATCCCCAACGACCGCCTGCTGTCCATCTCGGACCGCCAGGTCAGCGTGCTCGACGCCTTCAAGTCGGCGGACCAGGTCCTGCTGTCCGGCGTCCAGGGCATCACCGACCTGATCACCACCCCGGGTCTGATCAACCTCGACTTCGCGGACGTCAAGTCCGTGATGTCCGAGGCAGGCTCGGCCCTGATGGGCATCGGCTCGGCCCGCGGCGACGACCGCGCGGTGGCCGCCGCCGAGATGGCGATCTCCTCGCCGCTGCTGGAGGCGTCCATCGACGGCGCCCGCGGCGTGCTGCTCTCCATCTCCGGTGGCTCGGACCTCGGTCTCTTCGAGATCAACGAGGCCGCGCAGCTGGTGAGCGAGGCCGCGCACCCCGAGGCGAACATCATCTTCGGAGCCGTCATCGACGACGCGCTCGGCGACGAGGTACGGGTCACCGTCATCGCGGCCGGGTTCGACGGCGGACAGCCCCCGGCCCGCCGCGACAACGTCATCGGCGCGGCCTCCACCAAGCGCGAGGAGCCGGCCCCGGCTCCGGTCCGTGCCGCCGAGCCGGCCCGCCCGGCCTTCGGCGGACTCGGCTCGGTCACCCCGCGCGAGGAGCCGGTCCGCAGCGAGCCGGTCCCGGTCGCCGAGGCTCCGGCCCCGCAGGTCCCGACGGCCCGGCCGTACCAGGACAGCCCGGCCGAGGAACTGGACGTCCCGGATTTCTTGAAGTGA
- the pgeF gene encoding peptidoglycan editing factor PgeF has translation MTLEQYSESGAHFAFTDRWGGVSAVPYEELNLGGAVGDDPAAVRANRAAAAKALGIAPDLVVWMNQVHGRDVAVVDGPWGPERQVPSVDAVVTARRGLPLAVLTADCTPVLLADPVAGIAGAAHAGRPGLVAGVVGAAVEAMVSLGADPGRMVARTGPAVCGRCYEVPAEMREAVAEVVPAAYAETSWGTPAVDVVAGVHAQLAEAGVADLGRSPFCTLESRDHFSYRRDRMTGRLAGYVWLD, from the coding sequence GTGACCCTGGAGCAGTACAGCGAGAGCGGCGCCCACTTCGCCTTCACCGACCGGTGGGGCGGGGTGAGCGCCGTTCCGTACGAGGAGCTCAATCTCGGCGGCGCGGTCGGAGACGACCCGGCCGCCGTTCGTGCGAACCGGGCCGCCGCGGCGAAGGCGCTGGGCATCGCGCCGGACCTGGTCGTCTGGATGAACCAGGTGCACGGCCGCGACGTGGCCGTGGTCGACGGTCCGTGGGGCCCGGAGCGGCAGGTTCCTTCGGTGGACGCGGTGGTGACCGCACGTCGGGGGCTCCCCCTCGCGGTCCTCACCGCCGACTGCACGCCCGTCCTGCTGGCCGACCCCGTCGCCGGCATCGCGGGAGCCGCCCACGCCGGGCGGCCCGGGCTGGTCGCCGGAGTCGTGGGCGCCGCCGTCGAGGCGATGGTCTCGCTCGGAGCCGACCCCGGGCGCATGGTGGCCCGTACCGGGCCGGCGGTGTGCGGACGCTGTTACGAGGTTCCCGCCGAGATGCGGGAGGCGGTCGCCGAGGTGGTGCCGGCCGCGTACGCCGAGACGAGCTGGGGAACACCGGCCGTCGACGTGGTGGCCGGGGTGCACGCGCAGCTCGCGGAGGCGGGGGTGGCCGACCTCGGCCGTTCCCCGTTCTGCACACTGGAGTCGCGGGACCACTTCTCGTACCGCCGCGACCGGATGACCGGGCGGCTTGCCGGATATGTCTGGTTGGACTGA
- a CDS encoding YggS family pyridoxal phosphate-dependent enzyme, with the protein MTDRKSELAENLARVEGRIGAACAAAGRKREEVTLIVVTKTYPASDVRLLADLGVRHVAENRDQDAAPKAEACADLPLTWHFVGQLQTNKVRSVAGYAHLVQSVDRPKLVTALSAAAEGAGRELGCLVQIALDAESGERGARGGVAPEQLAELADLVAAAPGLRIEGLMTVAPLAGRYAGREQAAFERLVELSSRLRADHPAATMVSAGMSADLEQAVAAGATHVRVGTAVLGARPRLG; encoded by the coding sequence ATGACGGATCGTAAGTCCGAGCTCGCCGAGAACCTCGCGCGGGTGGAGGGGCGGATCGGGGCCGCCTGCGCGGCCGCCGGCCGCAAGCGGGAAGAGGTGACCCTCATCGTGGTCACCAAGACCTACCCGGCGAGCGACGTACGACTGCTGGCGGACCTGGGTGTCCGTCACGTGGCGGAAAACCGGGACCAGGATGCGGCCCCCAAGGCCGAGGCCTGTGCGGATCTGCCCCTCACCTGGCACTTCGTCGGCCAGTTGCAGACGAACAAAGTCCGTTCGGTGGCGGGATACGCGCACCTCGTGCAGTCCGTCGACCGCCCCAAGCTCGTCACCGCCCTCTCGGCGGCCGCGGAGGGCGCCGGACGGGAACTGGGCTGCCTGGTGCAGATCGCCCTCGACGCCGAGTCGGGCGAACGGGGGGCCCGCGGCGGAGTGGCGCCCGAGCAGCTCGCCGAGTTGGCGGACCTCGTGGCGGCGGCCCCCGGACTGCGCATCGAGGGCCTCATGACGGTCGCTCCGCTGGCCGGGCGCTACGCGGGACGCGAACAAGCGGCCTTCGAGCGGCTGGTGGAATTGTCATCCCGCCTGCGCGCGGACCATCCGGCTGCCACGATGGTCTCGGCCGGGATGAGCGCAGACCTGGAACAGGCCGTTGCGGCCGGTGCGACACATGTACGCGTCGGCACTGCGGTACTCGGCGCGAGACCCCGGCTCGGGTAA
- a CDS encoding cell division protein SepF gives MAGAMRKMAVYLGLVEDDRYDNPGYDPDDEFEPEPEPERPRERDRRQQPVSHQTPVSDEPVRVAQPPAPREPLSMPVENGRPARIAPVASITPDRSNLEKNAPVIMPKVVSEREPYRITTLHPRTYNEARTIGEHFREGTPVIMNLTEMDDTDAKRLVDFAAGLVFGLHGSIERVTQKVFLLSPANVDVTAEDKARIAEGGFFNQS, from the coding sequence ATGGCCGGCGCGATGCGCAAGATGGCGGTCTACCTCGGCCTCGTGGAGGACGACCGGTACGACAACCCGGGGTACGACCCCGACGACGAGTTCGAACCCGAGCCGGAGCCGGAGCGGCCGCGCGAGCGGGACCGCCGGCAGCAGCCCGTTTCGCATCAAACGCCCGTATCGGACGAACCGGTACGAGTTGCCCAGCCTCCGGCACCAAGAGAACCCCTCTCAATGCCGGTTGAAAACGGACGTCCTGCGCGAATCGCCCCCGTGGCGTCCATCACACCCGATCGCTCGAATCTGGAGAAGAACGCCCCCGTGATCATGCCCAAGGTCGTCTCCGAGCGGGAGCCGTACCGCATCACGACGCTGCACCCCCGGACCTACAACGAGGCCCGTACCATCGGGGAACACTTCCGTGAGGGCACTCCGGTGATCATGAATCTCACGGAGATGGACGACACCGACGCGAAGCGTCTGGTCGACTTCGCCGCCGGTCTTGTCTTCGGTCTGCACGGCAGCATTGAACGCGTGACACAGAAGGTGTTCCTGCTGTCTCCTGCTAACGTCGATGTCACGGCGGAGGACAAGGCCCGCATCGCGGAGGGCGGGTTCTTCAACCAAAGCTAG
- a CDS encoding YggT family protein: protein MGVALEVVYIALMCFLIVLIFRLVMDYVFQFARSWTPGKAMVVVLEATYTVTDPPLKLLRRLIPPLRLGGVALDLSFFVLMIIVYILISFVSTAARSV, encoded by the coding sequence ATGGGCGTCGCACTCGAAGTGGTTTACATCGCGCTGATGTGCTTCCTCATCGTGCTGATCTTCCGACTGGTCATGGACTACGTGTTCCAGTTCGCACGTTCATGGACACCCGGCAAGGCGATGGTGGTCGTTCTGGAGGCCACCTACACTGTCACCGATCCACCGCTCAAGCTTCTTCGGCGGCTCATCCCGCCGTTGCGTCTCGGGGGCGTGGCACTCGACCTGTCCTTCTTCGTTCTGATGATCATCGTTTACATCCTCATCAGTTTCGTGAGCACCGCTGCGAGAAGCGTGTGA
- a CDS encoding DivIVA domain-containing protein — translation MPLTPEDVRNKQFTTVRLREGYDEDEVDAFLDEVESELTRLLRENEDLRAKLAAATRAAAQNQQQGMRKPDPQDGGGQRGPGAPVPAAISGPPQQQPQMGQPQLPGGPPQLPAGPGGHGQQGPGPMGNPMQQHTMGGQQQMGQQQMGQQQMGQQGMGQQGPGPMGNPMQQQSMGGQNPLGQQMGQQMGQQMQPMGQQMQPMGQQMHQQPQQLPQQGPGGDSAARVLSLAQQTADQAIAEARSEANKIVGEARSRAEGLERDARAKADALERDAQEKHRVAMGSLESARATLERKVEDLRGFEREYRTRLKSYLESQLRQLETQADDSLAPPRNPAGPALPPSPTPSMAPAGAMHSMGGPSMGGGPSPMGGPSPMAPSYGGGQQQMSPAMTQPMAPVRPAAPQPMQQAPSPMRGFLIDEDDN, via the coding sequence ATGCCGCTGACTCCCGAGGACGTGCGGAACAAGCAGTTCACGACCGTCCGCCTGCGAGAGGGCTACGACGAGGACGAGGTCGACGCCTTCCTCGACGAGGTCGAGTCCGAACTGACGCGCCTGCTGCGCGAGAACGAGGACCTGCGCGCCAAGCTGGCGGCCGCCACGCGTGCCGCCGCGCAGAACCAGCAGCAGGGCATGCGCAAGCCGGACCCCCAGGACGGTGGAGGCCAGCGTGGCCCCGGCGCCCCCGTGCCCGCGGCCATATCCGGCCCCCCGCAGCAGCAGCCCCAGATGGGTCAGCCGCAGCTTCCGGGCGGCCCGCCCCAGCTTCCGGCCGGTCCCGGCGGGCACGGCCAGCAGGGCCCCGGCCCGATGGGCAACCCCATGCAGCAGCACACCATGGGTGGGCAGCAGCAGATGGGCCAGCAGCAGATGGGCCAGCAGCAGATGGGCCAGCAGGGCATGGGCCAGCAGGGCCCCGGCCCGATGGGCAACCCCATGCAGCAGCAGTCCATGGGCGGCCAGAACCCGCTCGGCCAGCAGATGGGCCAGCAGATGGGCCAGCAGATGCAGCCCATGGGGCAGCAGATGCAGCCGATGGGCCAGCAGATGCACCAGCAGCCGCAGCAGCTCCCGCAGCAGGGTCCCGGTGGCGACAGCGCCGCCCGCGTCCTGTCGCTCGCGCAGCAGACCGCGGACCAGGCGATCGCGGAGGCCCGCTCCGAGGCCAACAAGATCGTCGGCGAGGCCCGGTCGCGCGCCGAGGGCCTGGAGCGGGACGCCCGTGCCAAGGCCGACGCGCTGGAGCGGGACGCGCAGGAGAAGCACCGCGTCGCGATGGGCTCCCTGGAGTCCGCCCGCGCCACGCTGGAGCGCAAGGTCGAGGACCTGCGGGGCTTCGAGCGTGAGTACCGCACCCGTCTGAAGTCCTACCTGGAATCGCAGCTGCGCCAGCTGGAGACGCAGGCCGACGACTCGCTGGCTCCGCCGCGGAACCCCGCCGGTCCCGCGCTGCCGCCGTCGCCGACCCCGTCGATGGCTCCGGCCGGTGCGATGCACTCCATGGGCGGTCCGTCCATGGGTGGCGGCCCCTCCCCGATGGGTGGTCCGTCCCCGATGGCCCCCTCCTACGGTGGCGGCCAGCAGCAGATGTCCCCGGCGATGACGCAGCCGATGGCTCCGGTGCGGCCGGCTGCTCCGCAGCCGATGCAGCAGGCGCCGTCTCCCATGCGGGGCTTCCTGATCGACGAGGACGACAACTAA